A genomic region of Trifolium pratense cultivar HEN17-A07 linkage group LG3, ARS_RC_1.1, whole genome shotgun sequence contains the following coding sequences:
- the LOC123914078 gene encoding E3 ubiquitin ligase PQT3-like — MAVYYKFKSAKDYDSIPMDGPFISVGTLKQNIFVSKHLGRGTDFDLLVTNAQTNEEYIDEETLIPKNTSVLIRRVPGRPRLPIVTELQQEVENKVVETEPENSSLPADDTSAMKYPENLDWDEFGNDLYSIPDQLPVQSSNMIPEATPTNKDDEDSKIKALIATPALDWQHQGSDFGAGRGFRRGMGGRMAGGRGFGLERKTPPEGYVCHRCKVPGHFIQHCPTNGDSTFDIKKVRQPTGIPRSMLMVNPQGSYALLNGSVAVLKPNEAAFDKEMEGLSSTRSVGDLPPELHCPLCNNVMKDAVLTSKCCFKSFCDKCIRDYIMSKSACVCLATNILADDLLPNKTLREAINRILETGNSSTENAGSTYQVQDMESSRCSQPKIPSPTSSAASKGEPKVSTVNEGVTNIQEIADERKAVSATQQVIEQVKIPRAADISEATHESMSAKEPASQGSAKLVDEEVQQKLVPTDAGKKKKKKKVRMPPANDLQWKTPQNFGGENYMMPMGPPPPSYNNSYWNGMQPCMDGFMPPYGAPMQMMGYGLGPFDMPFAGGLPQDPFGMQGYMMPVVPPQRDFADFNMGLNVPPPVMNMNREEFEARKANLKRKQENERWGERDFSKDRDFGRDVSSVGDVSSMKSKTKSNPPPSSGGNSISNLHRDHHPRQRQSPDRSMQEAEPPRPRKLKSDHHSDRHYEHEREREHHNHHNHHRSESSSFRKSSESAAVDRKQKNSIFSRISYPPEEEEAAAITKKRKNASSSSFATESVTASLSNGGYYEVRKSSDDYEGSDDERHFKRRRSRYESVDSRERKHQHR, encoded by the exons ATGGCGGTGTATTATAAATTTAAGAGTGCAAAAGATTATGATTCAATTCCTATGGACGGTCCTTTCATCTCTGTTGGtactttgaaacaaaatatttttgtatcCAAGCATTTAGGAAGGGGTACCGATTTTGACCTACTGGTCACCAACGCCCAGACCAACGAAG AATACATCGATGAAGAAACGTTGATTCCTAAAAATACATCAGTGTTAATTCGACGGGTTCCAGGACGGCCACGCTTACCAATTGTCACTGAACTACA ACAAGAAGTGGAAAATAAGGTGGTGGAAACTGAACCTGAGAACAGTAGCTTACCGGCAGATGATACATCTGCCATGAAATAT CCCGAAAATTTGGATTGGGATGAATTTGGCAATGATTTATATTCAATACCCGATCAACTGCCTGTTCAATCGAGCAACATGATTCCAGAGGCTACTCCAACTAACAAAGATGATGAAGACAGTAAGATTAAGGCCTTGATTGCTACTCCAGCTTTGGATTGGCAACA TCAAGGTTCAGACTTTGGCGCTGGTAGAGGTTTTCGAAGGGGCATGGGCGGACGGATGGCGGGTGGACGTGGTTTTG GGTTGGAGCGGAAAACACCTCCAGAAGGCTATGTATGCCATAGATGCAAAGTGCCTG GACATTTCATTCAGCATTGCCCTACAAATGGTGATTCAACTTTTGACATAAAAAAAGTCAGGCAACCTACTGGTATTCCTAGATCTATGCTGATGGTAAATCCACAAGGTTCCTATGCTTTACTAAATGGTTCAGTAGCTGTTTTGAAACCAAATGA GGCTGCTTTCGATAAAGAAATGGAAGGGTTGTCATCTACACGTTCAGTTGGTGATCTACCACCCGAGCTCCACTGCCCCTTGTGCAATAATGTCATGAAAGATGCTGTATTGACAAGCAAATGTTGTTTTAAAAGCTTCTGTGACAAAT GTATCAGGGATTATATTATGTCCAAGTCTGCTTGCGTATGTCTTGCAACAAATATTCTTGCAGATGATCTTTTACCAAATAAGACGCTTAGAGAAGCCATCAATCGCATATTGGAGACGGGCAATAGCAGTACTGAAAATGCTGGGAGCACTTATCAAGTTCAAG ATATGGAGTCTTCTCGCTGTTCACAGCCCAAGATACCATCTCCAACTTCATCTGCAGCCTCCAAGGGAGAACCAAAGGTTTCAACTGTTAATGAAGGAGTGACGAATATACAGGAAATAGCTGATGAGAGAAAGGCTGTCTCTGCTACACAGCAGGTAATAGAGCAAGTAAAGATCCCTAGAGCTGCTGATATATCTGAAGCTACTCACGAGTCTATGAGTGCAAAAGAACCAGCCTCACAAGGGAGTGCTAAACTGGTTGATGAAGAAGTGCAGCAAAAGTTGGTCCCTACCGACGCAG gaaagaaaaagaaaaagaagaaagtcCGCATGCCGCCTGCAAATG ATTTACAATGGAAAACCCCACAGAACTTTGGCGGTGAGAACTATATGATGCCAATGGGCCCACCACCTCCTAGCTATAATAATTCATACTGGAATGGCATGCAACCTTGTATGGATGGATTTATGCCACCATATGGTGCTCCAATGCAAATGATGGGTTATGGTCTTGGTCCCTTTGACATGCCATTTGCAGGTGGTCTGCCTCAAGACCCATTTGGCATGCAAGGTTACATGATGCCTGTTGTTCCACCTCAGAG GGATTTTGCCGACTTCAATATGGGGTTGAATGTTCCACCTCCTGTTATGAATATGAATAGAGAGGAGTTTGAAGCTCGGAAAGCTAATCTGAAGAGGAAGCAAGAAAATGAGAGATGGGGTGAAAG GGACTTCTCCAAAGATAGAGATTTTGGTAGGGATGTGAGCAGTGTCGGGGATGTATCTTCGATGAAATCAAAAACA AAGTCAAATCCACCACCGTCATCAGGTGGCAATTCCATTTCCAATCTTCATCGTGATCATCATCCCCGTCAGCGACAATCACCAGATCGATCTATGCAAGAGGCGGAGCCACCGCGGCCTCGCAAATTGAAATCAGACCACCATTCCGATCGCCACTACGAGCACGAGCGTGAGCGTGAGCATCACAACCACCACAATCATCACCGATCAGAATCATCCTCATTCAGAAAATCATCTGAATCAGCTGCAGTAGATCGCAAGCAGAAGAACAGCATCTTCTCCCGCATAAGCTACCCACCTGAGGAGGAAGAAGCAGCTGCCATTACTAAAAAGAGAAAGAAcgcttcatcttcttctttcgCAACGGAATCAGTAACAGCTAGTTTATCAAACGGTGGTTATTACGAAGTGAGAAAAAGCAGTGATGATTATGAAGGTAGCGACGATGAACGACATTTCAAAAGAAGACGGTCGAGATATGAGTCTGTGGATTCCAGAGAGAGGAAGCATCAGCATaggtga
- the LOC123916904 gene encoding uncharacterized protein LOC123916904 has product MNFKFLGDIPIPWVKPQSNQDSATHSVQTKAFASLAKQETFGIDPKDPTHSVQTKAFALQAKQETFGIDPKDPTHSVQTKAFALQAKQETFGIDPKDPTLSVQTKAFASQVKQESSGIDPKDPKLSGWPLSFLSLFPWANNAGEKFQRPTTINKALKRHAQNNQNVVGKDNLASPLRFRPYVCKVPWHTGVRAYFSQLFPRYGHYCGPNWSSGKDGGSLVWDKRPIDWLDYCCYCHDIGYDTHDQAKLLKADLAFLECLENRHVMRTKGDPHVAHLYKTMCINGLKSFLIPYRTSLVSLQQSGGTLIQFGWLSNLRWRSWNYQKE; this is encoded by the exons ATGAACTTCAAGTTTCTTGGTGACATTCCCATCCCTTGGGTTAAACCTCAGAGTAACCAAGACTCGGCGACACATTCAGTTCAAACCAAAGCTTTTGCTTCACTAGCCAAACAAGAAACATTTGGTATTGATCCCAAGGATCCGACTCATTCAGTTCAAACCAAAGCTTTTGCTTTACAAGCCAAACAAGAAACATTTGGTATTGATCCCAAGGATCCGACTCATTCAGTTCAAACCAAAGCTTTTGCTTTACAAGCCAAACAAGAAACATTTGGTATTGATCCCAAGGATCCGACTCTTTCAGTTCAAACCAAAGCTTTTGCTTCACAAGTGAAACAAGAATCATCTGGTATTGATCCCAAGGATCCCAAGTTGTCAGGGTGGCCATTGTCCTTCCTTTCATTGTTTCCATGGGCAAATAATGCGGGAGAGAAGTTCCAAAGACCAACTACTATCAACAAAGCGCTGAAGAGACATGCACAAAATAATCAAAATGTTGTTGGAAAAGATAACCTGGCTAGCCCTTTGCGTTTTAGGCCGTATGTTTGTAAGGTTCCATGGCATACTGGGGTTAGAGCATATTTTTCTCAGTTGTTCCCAAGATATGGACATTACTGTGGACCAAATTGGTCAAGCGGGAAAGATGGAGGATCTCTTGTTTGGGACAAGCGGCCAATTGATTGGTTAGATTACTGCTGTTATTGCCATGATATAGGATATGATACTCATGATCAAGCTAAGCTGTTGAAGGCTGATTTAGCCTTTCTCGAGTGCCTAGAGAATCGGCATGTTATGCGTACTAAAGGAGACCCTCATGTTGCTCATCTTTACAAGACAATGTGCATTAATG GTCTTAAGAGTTTTCTAATACCTTATAGAACAAGTCTCGTAAGTCTACAACAGTCTGGTGGAACTTTGATTCAGTTTGGATGGCTAAGCAATTTGAGATGGAGGAGTTGGAACTATcaaaaagaatga
- the LOC123916709 gene encoding vesicle transport protein GOT1-like, producing the protein MVSFEMNDRKKIGLGLTGFGIFFSFLGVIFFFDKGLLAMGNILFVSGVSLTIGLKSTMQFFMKRSNFKGTVSFGIGFLILIMGWPILGMIVESYGFLILFSGFWPTLSVFLQKIPVLGWIVQQPYIRSLFDRYRGRRVPV; encoded by the exons ATGGTTTCCTTTGAGATGAATGATCGCAAGA AGATTGGATTGGGATTAACGGGCTTTGGTATATTTTTCTCATTCCTTGGCGTTATATTCTTCTTCGACAAGGGTTTGCTAGCAATGGGAAAT ATCCTCTTTGTTTCCGGAGTGTCCCTGACCATTGGACTGAAATCCACAATGCAATTCTTCATGAAACGTAGTAATTTCAAG GGGACAGTTTCATTTGGTATAGGATTCTTGATTCTTATAATGGGGTGGCCTATTTTGGGCATGATTGTGGAATCTTATGGGTTCCTCATACTTTTCAG TGGCTTCTGGCCTACACTGTCTGTTTTCTTGCAGAAGATTCCTGTTCTTGGTTGGATTGTTCAACAGCCATATATTCGATCG TTGTTTGACCGCTATAGAGGTAGACGAGTGCCTGTGTAA